A portion of the Adhaeribacter radiodurans genome contains these proteins:
- a CDS encoding PorP/SprF family type IX secretion system membrane protein gives MKRVLVITTLLVCFIIKVQAQQRPQFSQYMLNQYLFNPALSGIEDYTDVRMGTRYQWVGLDGAPVTYYVSAHTPLNKEATSVRNRYNNRTHTVKRNRFQRARPHHGVGVMAHVDKTGVLRRTNLTGSYAFHLPVSQKINVSVGVSAGMIRNSLNTSEATYINPADPSITSDYVNRTYLDLNLGTWIYSQDFFVGFAGAQLARGSRDLNNSPDQKTPGIVQRHFYATAGYKFRFGNDLALVPSVMMKMAGPSPFSVDVNLRAIYGDRVWAGVSYRNQDSFAGLIGLNISYLMDIGYSYDYNNSALDIANSGSHEIVLGIKLFNKGKVICPQWMQ, from the coding sequence ATGAAAAGAGTTCTAGTAATTACTACTTTATTGGTTTGTTTTATTATTAAAGTACAGGCTCAGCAGCGTCCTCAGTTTAGTCAATACATGCTGAACCAGTATTTATTTAACCCAGCTCTTTCCGGAATTGAGGATTATACTGATGTACGAATGGGAACGCGTTACCAATGGGTGGGCTTAGATGGTGCTCCGGTTACCTATTATGTAAGTGCGCATACTCCTCTTAATAAAGAAGCTACTAGTGTCCGCAACCGCTATAACAACCGGACTCATACAGTTAAACGCAACCGTTTTCAACGAGCCCGTCCTCACCATGGTGTAGGAGTTATGGCACACGTTGATAAAACCGGAGTTCTTCGCCGTACCAACTTAACAGGTAGTTACGCCTTTCATTTACCGGTTAGTCAAAAGATTAACGTTTCAGTGGGTGTTTCCGCGGGAATGATACGGAATAGTTTAAATACATCCGAAGCCACTTATATAAATCCTGCAGATCCATCTATTACCAGTGATTATGTTAACCGAACTTATTTAGACTTAAACTTAGGAACCTGGATTTACTCACAAGATTTTTTTGTAGGATTTGCAGGTGCACAATTGGCACGAGGTAGTCGCGATTTAAATAATTCACCGGATCAAAAAACACCAGGAATTGTACAGCGCCACTTTTACGCAACTGCCGGTTACAAATTTCGTTTCGGGAACGATTTAGCACTTGTTCCATCTGTTATGATGAAAATGGCAGGCCCTAGCCCCTTTTCAGTTGATGTTAATTTGCGTGCTATTTACGGTGACCGGGTTTGGGCGGGTGTTTCTTACCGGAACCAAGATTCTTTCGCCGGATTAATTGGCTTAAACATCAGCTATCTCATGGATATTGGTTATTCTTACGACTATAACAACTCTGCCTTAGATATTGCTAATTCTGGTTCACATGAGATTGTGCTAGGAATTAAATTATTTAATAAAGGTAAAGTTATTTGTCCCCAATGGATGCAGTAA